ACTGGAGTGGTACCCCTTGGTGGGCAGCGGCATCACCTCACTCGCGCAACCCACTCACGACATCGGCGTGACCGCGTTCGAGTGCCTGCTCGCGCGCCTGCGTGGTGACCAGGATGCGGCGCGGTCCTACGACTTTCCGGCGCAGTTGATCGTCCGTGGCTCTACGCGACGACGAGCCTGATCACTGCATTCAAGCTGCTTTACCGCTCAAAAATGAAACCGGTTTCAGAGGACAACAAAAATGCACAAATACCCCGTTTCCATCAGCCTTTCCAGCTTCGGCGCTGACCTTGTGCGCCAGCGTGGTCAGGCCAGCTTCATCCCGCTGCTGGTCGAGGCTGGCGTCAAGCGCATCGAGTTGCGAGAGGAGCTGTTCACCCACGAAGACTTCCCGGCGCTGGCCGTCGCGATCAAGACCCAGGGTCTTGAATGCCTGTACTCGGCGCCGCTGGAGCTTTGGCTGGAGGGCCAGGCGCAGCCCAATCCCGCGCTGGAGCCTACGCTGCAACGCGCCGAGCAATGCGGCGCTGGCTGGCTGAAGGTGTCGCTGGGGCATTTTTCTGAAATCAGTGAAGTCGCGGCGCTGGCTGAGCGGCTGGCGCCTTACGCCATTCAGTTGCTGGTCGAGAACGACCAGACGGAACACGGCGGTTGCATTGCGCCCTTCAGCCAGTTTTTTGCCCGGGTCCAAGCGCTGCAAATGCCCATTGGGATGACCTTCGACATCGGCAACTGGCAGTGGCAAGCGCAATCGGCCGACGATGCAGCCCGCGCGTTGGGGCGCTATGTCGAGTATCTGCATTGCAAG
The DNA window shown above is from Pseudomonas sp. BSw22131 and carries:
- a CDS encoding sugar phosphate isomerase/epimerase family protein, giving the protein MHKYPVSISLSSFGADLVRQRGQASFIPLLVEAGVKRIELREELFTHEDFPALAVAIKTQGLECLYSAPLELWLEGQAQPNPALEPTLQRAEQCGAGWLKVSLGHFSEISEVAALAERLAPYAIQLLVENDQTEHGGCIAPFSQFFARVQALQMPIGMTFDIGNWQWQAQSADDAARALGRYVEYLHCKAITRNASGKLIAIPPSPADVQHWNELIKHMPTGLPRAVEYPLQGEDLSQVTRDQVNILATLGQPQPAPQEALSHV